Proteins encoded together in one Flavobacteriales bacterium window:
- the ubiE gene encoding bifunctional demethylmenaquinone methyltransferase/2-methoxy-6-polyprenyl-1,4-benzoquinol methylase UbiE: protein MTVKPYTDEGSKREQVEHMFDAIAPKYDLLNRLFSLGIDQGWRRKVIRMVKERPVAHLLDVATGTADLAIMAARKGAAPKVTGVDISEGMLSHGRMKVKADGLDGRVVLLRADSAALPFADGSFDAATVAFGARNFEDLELGLREMLRVLKPDGRLFVLEFSKPRGTIMGVLFRFYFHRVMPAIGRLVSRDSAAYTYLPQSVDAFPSGTGFVRVLERCGARDAKAETVTGGIATIYSARA from the coding sequence ATGACCGTGAAGCCCTACACCGATGAAGGCAGCAAGCGTGAGCAGGTCGAGCACATGTTCGACGCCATCGCGCCGAAATACGACCTGCTGAACCGGCTCTTCTCCCTGGGCATCGACCAAGGCTGGCGGCGGAAAGTGATCCGCATGGTGAAAGAGCGGCCCGTGGCGCACCTGCTCGATGTGGCCACCGGCACCGCCGACCTCGCGATCATGGCCGCGCGCAAGGGCGCAGCACCGAAAGTGACCGGCGTGGACATCAGTGAAGGCATGCTGAGCCACGGCCGCATGAAGGTGAAGGCCGATGGCCTCGACGGGCGCGTGGTGCTGCTCCGCGCGGACAGCGCTGCACTGCCCTTCGCCGATGGGAGCTTCGATGCGGCCACAGTGGCCTTCGGCGCGCGCAACTTCGAGGACCTCGAGCTCGGCCTGCGCGAGATGCTGCGCGTGCTCAAGCCGGATGGCCGCCTCTTCGTGCTCGAGTTCAGCAAGCCCCGAGGCACCATCATGGGCGTGCTCTTCCGCTTCTACTTCCACCGCGTGATGCCCGCGATCGGCCGACTCGTGAGCCGCGACAGCGCCGCATACACCTACCTGCCTCAGAGCGTCGATGCATTCCCCAGCGGCACCGGCTTCGTGCGCGTGCTCGAGCGCTGCGGCGCGCGC
- a CDS encoding D-glycero-beta-D-manno-heptose-7-phosphate kinase, translating into MSAIDAFLGKAEGSTVLVVGDVMVDAYLWGRVDRISPEAPVPVVQVTHRSARLGGAANVALNAKALGARAVIASVAGDDEHADRVDRLLAEQGLSPDGLVRSPLRRTTVKTRVISAQQHVVRVDEEQEDDLSETDGRALLDRIALILSNDRPNVIVLEDYNKGVLTAGVIEGIVALARAQGIPVAVDPKKKNFLAYRGVTLFKPNLKELREGLKMDIDPTDDKSLERAVRQLEERLGNAISLVTLSEHGAFVHDARGGQRIAAHKRKIIDVSGAGDTVIAVAALALAQGLAPADIAALSNLAGGLVCEEVGVAPIDRERFRSECERLRLLA; encoded by the coding sequence ATGAGCGCGATCGACGCTTTCCTGGGCAAGGCCGAAGGCAGCACCGTGCTCGTCGTGGGCGATGTGATGGTGGACGCCTACCTCTGGGGTCGCGTGGACCGCATCAGCCCCGAGGCCCCGGTGCCCGTGGTGCAGGTCACGCACCGCAGCGCGCGCTTGGGCGGCGCAGCGAACGTGGCGCTCAATGCGAAGGCGCTCGGCGCCAGGGCCGTCATCGCCAGCGTGGCGGGCGACGATGAGCATGCCGATCGCGTGGATCGCCTGCTCGCCGAACAGGGACTATCGCCCGATGGATTGGTGCGGTCGCCGCTGAGGCGCACCACCGTGAAGACGCGCGTGATCAGCGCCCAGCAGCATGTGGTGCGCGTGGATGAAGAGCAGGAGGACGACCTCAGCGAAACCGATGGGCGCGCGCTGCTCGACCGCATCGCCCTGATCCTAAGCAACGACCGTCCCAACGTGATCGTGCTGGAGGACTACAACAAAGGCGTGCTCACCGCTGGCGTGATCGAAGGCATCGTGGCCCTAGCGCGCGCGCAGGGCATCCCGGTAGCCGTCGATCCGAAGAAGAAGAACTTCCTCGCTTATCGGGGCGTTACCCTCTTCAAGCCGAACCTGAAGGAATTGCGCGAAGGCCTGAAGATGGACATCGACCCCACCGACGACAAGAGCCTCGAACGCGCCGTGCGACAGCTCGAAGAGCGATTGGGCAATGCCATCTCGCTGGTGACCCTGAGCGAGCACGGCGCCTTCGTGCACGATGCGCGCGGCGGGCAGCGCATTGCCGCGCACAAGCGCAAGATCATCGACGTGAGCGGCGCGGGCGACACGGTGATCGCGGTGGCGGCATTGGCTCTCGCGCAAGGCCTGGCGCCAGCGGACATCGCCGCCCTCAGCAACCTGGCCGGCGGGCTGGTCTGCGAGGAAGTCGGCGTGGCGCCCATCGACCGTGAGCGCTTCCGGTCGGAATGCGAGAGATTGCGCCTGCTCGCATGA
- a CDS encoding pyridoxal phosphate-dependent aminotransferase gives MHLSPVVQSIIEPATLLMARRSRELRAQGRDIVDLSLGEPDHAPPAFALEAAHEALRGPWHKYTPVNGYLDVREAIAAKLQRDNGLAYSPEQIVISTGAKHSIMNAVMALCGPGDEVVIPAPYWVSYSEQVKLAGATPVIVGSSLDEDWKAPVERIAAAITPRTRLLMFSSPCNPSGSVLTRSELEALANVVARHHGLYVIADEIYEHIVFQGEHVSFASLPGMAERTITVNGLSKAFALTGWRIGYIGAPLWIAQACTKVQGQFTSGANSIAQRVTKACMEADPALLAPMRADFLRRRDLTLKAMMAIPGWRCNVPQGAFYLLPDVSASINGSSIKGAVDLSLYLLDAAGVSLVEGASFGAEGTLRISYATSDDKLIEAMARVAKAVAQLAAA, from the coding sequence ATGCACCTATCGCCCGTCGTTCAGTCCATCATCGAGCCCGCCACGCTGCTGATGGCCCGCCGAAGCCGTGAATTGCGGGCGCAGGGCCGCGACATCGTCGACCTCAGCCTCGGTGAGCCCGACCATGCCCCGCCAGCCTTCGCGCTGGAGGCTGCTCATGAAGCCTTGCGCGGCCCGTGGCACAAGTACACGCCGGTGAACGGCTACCTCGACGTGCGCGAGGCCATCGCCGCCAAGCTGCAGCGCGACAATGGCCTGGCGTATTCGCCTGAGCAGATCGTGATCAGCACCGGCGCCAAGCACAGCATCATGAACGCGGTGATGGCCTTGTGCGGGCCGGGGGATGAAGTGGTGATCCCCGCGCCGTACTGGGTGAGCTACTCCGAGCAAGTGAAGCTCGCCGGCGCCACGCCGGTGATCGTGGGCAGCAGCCTCGACGAGGATTGGAAGGCACCGGTGGAGCGCATCGCTGCGGCCATCACCCCGCGCACGCGCCTGCTGATGTTCAGCTCTCCGTGCAATCCGAGCGGATCGGTGCTCACACGCAGCGAGCTCGAAGCGCTGGCCAACGTGGTGGCCCGGCATCACGGGCTGTACGTGATCGCCGACGAGATCTACGAGCACATCGTCTTCCAGGGCGAGCACGTGAGCTTCGCCTCGCTGCCCGGCATGGCCGAGCGCACCATCACCGTGAATGGGCTGAGCAAGGCCTTCGCGCTCACCGGCTGGCGCATCGGCTACATCGGCGCACCGCTGTGGATCGCGCAAGCGTGCACCAAGGTGCAGGGCCAATTCACCAGCGGCGCGAACAGCATCGCTCAACGAGTCACCAAGGCGTGCATGGAGGCCGACCCCGCGCTGCTAGCGCCCATGCGCGCCGATTTCCTTCGCCGCCGCGACCTTACGCTCAAGGCCATGATGGCGATCCCCGGCTGGCGCTGCAATGTGCCGCAGGGCGCCTTCTACCTGCTGCCCGATGTGAGCGCATCCATCAACGGGAGCAGCATCAAGGGCGCGGTGGACCTGAGCCTCTACCTGCTCGATGCCGCCGGCGTGAGCCTGGTTGAAGGCGCCTCGTTCGGTGCCGAGGGCACCTTGCGCATCAGCTACGCGACCAGCGACGATAAGCTCATCGAGGCCATGGCGCGCGTGGCCAAGGCCGTCGCACAGTTGGCAGCCGCATGA